A genomic stretch from Sporocytophaga myxococcoides DSM 11118 includes:
- the ykgO gene encoding type B 50S ribosomal protein L36, translating to MKVKASIKKRSADCKVIRRKGKLYVINKKNPRFKQRQG from the coding sequence ATGAAAGTTAAAGCATCTATTAAGAAAAGAAGTGCTGATTGTAAAGTAATCAGAAGAAAAGGTAAACTTTACGTGATCAATAAAAAGAACCCAAGATTTAAACAAAGACAAGGTTAA
- the rpsM gene encoding 30S ribosomal protein S13 has product MARISGVDIPDNKRGEVSLTYIYGIGRKSAQFILSKAGVNWDKKASEWTEEESTAIRNIIGAEFKVEGVLKSEVQLSIKRLLDIGCYRGLRHRKGLPVRGQRTKNNCRTRKGKRKTVANKKKATK; this is encoded by the coding sequence ATGGCTAGAATTTCAGGTGTAGATATTCCGGATAACAAACGCGGGGAAGTTTCATTAACTTATATTTACGGTATAGGTAGAAAATCTGCTCAATTTATTTTATCAAAAGCAGGCGTTAATTGGGATAAAAAAGCTAGTGAGTGGACCGAAGAGGAATCAACTGCAATTAGGAATATTATTGGTGCTGAGTTTAAAGTTGAAGGAGTTCTTAAATCAGAAGTTCAACTAAGCATTAAGCGTTTATTGGATATTGGATGTTACAGAGGTCTTAGACATCGTAAAGGACTTCCAGTAAGAGGGCAAAGAACTAAAAATAACTGCCGTACTCGTAAAGGTAAACGTAAAACAGTAGCTAACAAGAAGAAAGCTACTAAATAA
- the rpsK gene encoding 30S ribosomal protein S11, which translates to MAQQQQAGKRKDKAKKRVVVVESTGQAHIKASFNNIIISITNNAGQVISWASAGKMGFKGSKKNTPYAAQVAAQNCAQVAFDLGLRKVEVFVKGPGSGRESAIRTIQNAGIEVSIIKDVTPLPHNGCRPPKKRRV; encoded by the coding sequence ATGGCTCAACAACAACAAGCAGGCAAAAGAAAGGATAAAGCCAAAAAGAGAGTAGTAGTTGTAGAATCTACAGGTCAGGCTCATATTAAGGCTAGCTTTAATAATATCATTATTTCCATTACTAATAATGCAGGCCAAGTAATTTCTTGGGCATCTGCAGGAAAAATGGGTTTTAAAGGTTCTAAGAAGAATACTCCTTATGCTGCTCAGGTAGCTGCTCAGAATTGTGCCCAGGTTGCATTTGATTTAGGATTAAGAAAGGTTGAGGTTTTTGTTAAAGGACCTGGCTCTGGAAGAGAATCTGCAATCAGAACTATTCAAAATGCTGGTATCGAAGTATCGATTATAAAAGATGTAACTCCTCTGCCTCATAATGGATGCAGACCTCCAAAGAAAAGAAGAGTTTAA